Within Bacillus sp. FJAT-45350, the genomic segment CTAGGCTCGTCTAACAGATGCTCCCATGAATCAACTGGTGTATACATCGAAACATAGATGTTTTCACAATGTAACTTTCGAGTTCCCAATTGTTTACGAAGGAAATCAAATTTACGGTTAGCCGTTTCTAATTCTTTCTTTAGCCAGTTTGCCCAATCGATATCATAACGAACAAGTCTAATGATACGTTTTTCCTTCCCATCCTCTTGCTCAAGCCATATTTCCCGCTTATCAGGGCTTATTTCAATTACCCTCATATTATTATCAATGACAAGATTATGGACTAACTGAAAATAAAATAAGTCATGACGAACAACGTCCATCTACTCATCCTTTCAAATGATTTTCTACTATTATTAACTCCTTTACCTCTGCCAAAGAACTACATGTAGCAAAAGGAATATGATCCGTTGTTGGTTTCTGTTCACGCGTATTCAAGTACACAGCATCCCACCCTGCATTCATTGAACCTACTACATCATGTTCCCATGAATCACCTACATATAACAAAGTGTGTTCAGATCCGAGCTCCAGCTGTTCCTTCACATAATCAAACATTTCTTTATTCGGCTTTGAAAGTCCTACTTCTTCTGAGATAAAAAAAGACCTTATATCCATTTCTATCCCTAATCGCTTGATTTTTCGATACTGTGTACTAGCTGATCCATTTGTGATAATAGCTGTTTCAAACGAATTTTCTTTTAATAATGAAAATATTGAGTCTAGTTCAGGATAAGGCTCACTAAATCGGTCAACTACACGATAGTAATGATTTTGGAAGTAGTCCGCTTCCTCGCAACTATAAGGAAGGTTCATATGAGTTACCGTTTCATAATATCGTAATCGTCTATATGTTTGGCTATCAACCTTTTTATCTTCAAATAATGACCAATATTTATCACAATTGGATTTAAAAATGGTAAACCATTCGTCAATGTCAACAACCGAACTTATTTTACCCTGTTTATACCAACGATCAGATAAGTCTTTAAAGCAATAACATACAGCTTTTTGGAATGCAGTTTCATGACTGAATAGTGTATTGTCTAAATCAAAGCAAATCGCATGCCACCGTTTCATCTAATACACTCCCTCTTTATTTTATAACATGTTTAGCATCATTACGAACTTCACTAATCTAAAGAACAAAATCCGTTAAGCGGTCTTTTGTTTAAAGCAATGTGCGGATCCACTACCTGTTTTAAAGTATAGTGACAAGTGGGTTTCTTGGCGCTATACGCGTAGCCATTGCCCTTCTTTGAATAAGCTTTCATTTTTATCCACAGTTTAAGTGTTTTGTAATTTCGTTAAGCCATTTAAAAGACCCTTGCTTCACTTAATCAAGGGTCTACGTCTCTTATACATTCATCTATTCGTTTCTGGTGTTTTAAACATATTGCTCATCATATTATTACGGACAAATGGTATTTGCATCGTATATGATACAACCGCTCTTCTTATCCATCTTTGACTAAGTACGAAGTTAAGTACTCTATAACGGTAACGAAAAAGAAAATAGCCTGAAGCGATTAATGGTAACATTGAAAATAAACGTCCTATCACAATCATCCCTCCTCTCTAATACTTTGTCTAAAATTGATATACTTTATCCTCAACGAAAAAATTTCCTTAAAAAAAGTTGATGTAAAAAGTTATTATTAACTTTTTACATCAACTTCTTTCTTACTATGCTTTGAATACAGGTGCCATAGCTTGTTTCAGAACATTTGCTGAGTGTTCTAGCTTTTTCTGTTCAGCATCATCTAGCTTTAGCTCTAGCACTTCTCGAATTCCATTTCTGTTCACAATAGCAGGAACACCAATGTAGATATCATCTAAATTATATTGCCCTTGTAATAGCGTTGAAACCGTTAAAACAGAATTTTCATTTCGTAGGATAGCCCTCGTTAAACGAACAAGCCCCATCGCAATAGCGTAATACGTAGCCCCTTTTCTCTCAATAATATGATAGGCTGCATCGCGAACATTAATAAAAATGTCATCTAAGTCTTTCATTGAGCGATTTGTATTATGATCCTCTAAATAGCTTAAAATCGGACGTCCACCAATATCCGCATGACTCCATACAGGCAACTCGGTATCACCGTGCTCTCCCATAATGTAAGCATGAACATTTCGAGAATCTACATCAAAATATTGTCCTAGTAAGAAACGGAAACGTGCAGTATCTAATATTGTTCCTGAGCCAATTACTCTCTCCATAGGAAGTCTAGAAAACTTCCATGTAGCATAGGATAGAATATCTACTGGGTTAGTTGCGACAATAAAGATTCCGTCAAAGCCAGAGGCCATGATATCAGAAACAATCCCTTTGAAAATTTTAGTATTCTTCTCGATTAAATCTAACCTTGTTTCTCCTGGACCTTGATTTGCCCCAGCTGTTATGACAACTAAATCAGCATCTTTACAATCAGAATAATCTCCAGCCCAGATTTTCATCGGGGATCCAAAAGGCATACCATGATTCAAGTCCATCGCATCCCCTTCAGCTTTTGCTTTGTTTAAATCAATCAATACCATCTCATCAACGACACCTTGATTTAATAAAGCATAAGAATAGCTCGAACCTACAAACCCTGTTCCAACGATAACAACACGAGTTCCTTTTCCACGTTCAATAATAATAGCCACCTCCTTAATTGCTAATTGCTAATTGCTAATTGCTAATTGCTAATTGCTAATTGCTAATTGCTAATTGCTAATTGCTAATTGCTAATTGCGCAGCTGATAAATCAGCCGCGACAATTAGCACAAGACCTTTCTAGCTTTGCTAGAACATCAAAACCTTCAATTCGCCATTTGCAATTCGTAATTCTAAATTATTCATTAACCATTAACCATTATTATTATTCTTCTTACACTACGAACCAATATATCTAGAATAAATAACCTTCGCTCTACTTACATCCTCAGTCCCCTGTACAAGTACTCGCCCATCTGAAAACATTACAATTCTTTCTCCCTCTTGTAAAAAAACACGTAGTAAAAACGGGGTTTTTTGCACTTCAGCCACAGCACCTAATTTGTCTGCCCACTTATCAAGGTTAAAAGATTTTTCAGCATGTATTTGAACTGTTTCTCTACCACATAAAGAGGTAACTGTATCTTTATTCTCAATATTTAATGCAGGATATTCCTTTTCCTGACACGTAGGGCAATGTGCTTCTGGTTTATTAAACTTCATCTCAAACTGATGGAACTTCCATAAATCAAATGTTAATAAACTATTACGATATGAGCTTTCTGCATCAACTAAATATTTTAACGCCTCTACAACTTGATAAGAAGCTACAATATCTACTACTGGAGAAATAACACCTATCATATCGCATGTTTGTCCACCTGTATCTCCTTGTTTAATAAAACATCGCAGACATGGTGTTTTACCTGGTATAAACATCGCAGACATACCTCTAGAACTAACTGCCCCCCCGTACACAAATGGAATATTATGTTTGAAACAAGAGTCATTAAGTAAAAACCTTGTTTCAAAATTATCAGTTCCATCTAAGACGATATCCACATCACTAATTAACTCTTCAATATTATGTATGTTCACATCTGTAACTATTCCTTCAATAGTAACATCTGAATTAATTTGTTTTAGCTTCTGTTCAGCAGCGATAGCTTTCGGTCTAGCTTCCTCGACATCCACTTCATCAAATAACATTTGACGTTGTAGATTACTCTTCTCTACATAATCGCGGTCAACTAATTTTACATATCCGACACCAGATCGAACGATATGATTCGCTAACACTGTTCCTAATGCACCAAGACCAACAATTAGAACTCGCTTGCTACTAAGCTTTTTCTGTCCTTCCTCACCTATTGGTGCGAATAACATCTGTCTAGAATAACGCTCAAATTGTTTTTCCATTTTCTAAAACTCCTCCTCTTTTAACATATATACAACATTACCTGTACACTCTCTTATCAGTAATAATTACTTCAACAGGTAAATCATAGTCGTTTACGGGAATCTCCTCAATTACCTGAAAGTCAAACGCAAGGGCACATGTCTTCCCATTATAATTAGCTAGAAACCTGTCATAATAACCTCCACCAAAACCAAGACGGTAGCCTTTCTTATCAAATGCTAATCCTGGCACTAGTAAATACTCTATATAATCTGGTGATATCTTTTTACACATATCAACTTTTGGCTCTTTTAGACCAAAGTACGTATTCTCTAGTTGTTCAAAGGACTCTATTTCATAGAAATCCATCATTTTCGTTTCTTTTATTGTTTTCGGTACAACAATTCTCTTTCCTTCATTCCATGCCTTCTTAATAAGTGAGTATGTATCTACTTCAGGTTTTCTTGAAATAGTCGCACCAACAATAGTTGTCTTTTTCCAATCAGGTTGTTCTATCAGTTTTTCTGTTATATTAGTTGATAATGTATGATAACGCTCATCGGGAAGCTGTTCTAGCTTTTTAGTCATTGCTTGACGTAGTTGCTTCTTTATTTCCATCATACCACCCCAATCTTTTTTCCTTCTACAAATATACATGATTTGGATATATGAAGACAAAAAAAATAAGCAGAGGAATAAATCCTTCTGCTTATTTCGTCTCGCGGTGTAACGTATGTTTCTTAAGTCTTGGGCTATATTTCTTTAGCTCAATACGCTCAGGGTTTGTACGTTTATTTTTAGTAGTGATGTAATTACGATCACCAGTCTCAGTGCAAGCTAATGTTACTTGTACGCGCATGTAATTTCCCTCCAAACATCATGGTCTCAATCATACTTTTAAATGATAGCAGAGAAATCCTTCACAATCAAGTATTAATTAGATTCATTTCCTTGCCAACCTTTATTTGAGAGAAATTCATACATTTCAAAATAGTCTTGTATTACATCTACATAGGTTGCATGAGACCATGTAAGTGGTGCAACAGAAAGAGGATTTCCCTCAAACGGATGCAGTTGTTCCGGTAATAATCCACTACTTAAAGAATGATTACATACCCACTCAATTAACTCATAAGCAGGCTGAAGCTCATCAAGATTCGTTGCCTTTAAAATATGCCACTTCGCAACCCATAATGTGCATATAATCCACGGGTTCCCTGGTACATCCTCATTTCCATCGACTTGCTGAAAGTAACTATCATTTACATAACGAGCAATTCCACCAATATCTGTTTTTACACATAGCTTTTCCTTTATATATTCCATCGTCTTCATTATCTTTTCATCTACTGGTGAATATACCCCGAAAGCAAATAAACCGTATACGCTACTTTCAGCTGTCATATCTTTTTCAATTTCACCTGAATCAGATTTATATATTCCTCTTAAGAATCGTTGATTTTCTTTATCAAACAAATATTCTTCCATTCCTTTTTTAATTCTTTCAGCACCATCTCTAAATCGTTTTGAATGGTCATCTTCTCCTAATAATTTTGCAAAGGAACTAGCTGCGATAAGTCCACCATATACGGCACTACACGTAAAGGTAAATATCCCTCTCCTTTCTTCCCATAAATCATAGGATGGCTTTGGCAAGTTCAACTTTTCATCAATAAAGCCTAATAAAAATTCTGCACTCGGTATAATAAGTGTTTGATATAAGTCTTGTACAAACTCAATATCTCCTGTTGCTAAATAATCTTTCCAAAACGCCCACAATACAAGAGCCGTCTCATCCTCTTGGATAGGTAATTGCTCTTCCCCTGTTTCACTAATATGAGGATGCCAACTTGAGCCAATAGAACCATCAGGATTGTATTTATGATATAAATAGCCTTCTTTTGAAAGAATTTCACTACATCTTCGAAAAAAATTTCGTACCATTCCATGATAACCAGCCTTCACCATTGCCTGGGCAATAAGCGCCCCATCTCTAGGCCACATATAACTATAATGGTCCTGATTATATTGAAGAATATCTGAATCGTTAGCTGCTATAATATATCCATTATCATTTGTTTGGGTCCGCACAATTAGCAAGCTTCTCTTATATAAACTCAGCATTGACTCTGATAGGTTCGTTTCAGGTATTGAATTTTTATTTGCCCATCTATTCCAGTACTCTTTAATATTATCTAACAACATTTGAGGACCAGTTTCTTTAACTACCTCATTCAGTTCGAGAACTCCATCCAACGACTTTCCAACAGTCATCCAATAATAAGCAACTGCTTTTTCATTTGGAGCGATTTTTTGCTCAAGAGAAAATGTACTATCAACAGACCCTTGAGTGATTGGATTAAAATGGAGTATCCCATCTTCTGCATCTTTATATGTTCCCTCTTGTGCATGAAACCTCTTGATGCCCGTTGTGTATTGTTTAATACCCTCTTCACCAAAACGTCCATTAAATAAAAAGTAACGATTTTTTTTATAATGAACCATCGTTTTTTGTTTCGGTGCATAAAATGCTGTATCTCCTACTTCATTTTCATAAATGGCCAAATCCTGATGAAAAAAAAGCCGAACCTCTCTTTCTGAATCAGTTAAATTTTCACACGTAAACTTTCTAACGAAAACCATGTCCTTTTGATGAACTCCTTCTTCTACTATTAGTGCAATCTGAAGTTCATGATGAATAGCCTTGCTGTATGTAACTAAAGAATCTGTATGATAATTCGTTTGGATTGACCAATCACTTGAATTAAGCCATGAAAATGTTCCATCGATCCAAACCCCAATTCGATTCGGGTGACCTTGAACATGATTTTGTTGTCCTACAAAAGGAAAATAAATATCTCTTACATGTAAATTTCTATCTATATTCACTAATAAGTTACCATTTCCAACGACTAGTTCCCTTGGCACTTCTCCTACCCCCGTTTTTATCTAAATGTAAGAATAATTGAATGAAAGAAATTATTATATTCAAAATTTCCGTTTATTATGCTTATATTTTTGATCATACACAGTATTTTTCCGTGGAACAAGAAGGGTAAATTGTCTTTATTTGTCACAGTCAATACCTATGCTAGTTAGAGTGCATAAAAAAATACCAGTTATATAAATTTTGACAAATTCCTCAAACTTTTGAAGAGTGAATCCGACGTTTTTTTCAATGTTTCGATAGTAATCAAGTAATTTAGGGTCAAATATCGTAAATAATTTATCATTCTCTTTCTAGTAGTCAAGATGTATAATGGTCAATAATAGGACAAGTTATTATGTATTGAACAC encodes:
- a CDS encoding 5-formyltetrahydrofolate cyclo-ligase, with protein sequence MEIKKQLRQAMTKKLEQLPDERYHTLSTNITEKLIEQPDWKKTTIVGATISRKPEVDTYSLIKKAWNEGKRIVVPKTIKETKMMDFYEIESFEQLENTYFGLKEPKVDMCKKISPDYIEYLLVPGLAFDKKGYRLGFGGGYYDRFLANYNGKTCALAFDFQVIEEIPVNDYDLPVEVIITDKRVYR
- a CDS encoding sodium:proton antiporter, with the translated sequence MIGRLFSMLPLIASGYFLFRYRYRVLNFVLSQRWIRRAVVSYTMQIPFVRNNMMSNMFKTPETNR
- a CDS encoding glycoside hydrolase family 15 protein; the encoded protein is MPRELVVGNGNLLVNIDRNLHVRDIYFPFVGQQNHVQGHPNRIGVWIDGTFSWLNSSDWSIQTNYHTDSLVTYSKAIHHELQIALIVEEGVHQKDMVFVRKFTCENLTDSEREVRLFFHQDLAIYENEVGDTAFYAPKQKTMVHYKKNRYFLFNGRFGEEGIKQYTTGIKRFHAQEGTYKDAEDGILHFNPITQGSVDSTFSLEQKIAPNEKAVAYYWMTVGKSLDGVLELNEVVKETGPQMLLDNIKEYWNRWANKNSIPETNLSESMLSLYKRSLLIVRTQTNDNGYIIAANDSDILQYNQDHYSYMWPRDGALIAQAMVKAGYHGMVRNFFRRCSEILSKEGYLYHKYNPDGSIGSSWHPHISETGEEQLPIQEDETALVLWAFWKDYLATGDIEFVQDLYQTLIIPSAEFLLGFIDEKLNLPKPSYDLWEERRGIFTFTCSAVYGGLIAASSFAKLLGEDDHSKRFRDGAERIKKGMEEYLFDKENQRFLRGIYKSDSGEIEKDMTAESSVYGLFAFGVYSPVDEKIMKTMEYIKEKLCVKTDIGGIARYVNDSYFQQVDGNEDVPGNPWIICTLWVAKWHILKATNLDELQPAYELIEWVCNHSLSSGLLPEQLHPFEGNPLSVAPLTWSHATYVDVIQDYFEMYEFLSNKGWQGNESN
- a CDS encoding L-lactate dehydrogenase, which produces MIERGKGTRVVIVGTGFVGSSYSYALLNQGVVDEMVLIDLNKAKAEGDAMDLNHGMPFGSPMKIWAGDYSDCKDADLVVITAGANQGPGETRLDLIEKNTKIFKGIVSDIMASGFDGIFIVATNPVDILSYATWKFSRLPMERVIGSGTILDTARFRFLLGQYFDVDSRNVHAYIMGEHGDTELPVWSHADIGGRPILSYLEDHNTNRSMKDLDDIFINVRDAAYHIIERKGATYYAIAMGLVRLTRAILRNENSVLTVSTLLQGQYNLDDIYIGVPAIVNRNGIREVLELKLDDAEQKKLEHSANVLKQAMAPVFKA
- a CDS encoding ThiF family adenylyltransferase, giving the protein MEKQFERYSRQMLFAPIGEEGQKKLSSKRVLIVGLGALGTVLANHIVRSGVGYVKLVDRDYVEKSNLQRQMLFDEVDVEEARPKAIAAEQKLKQINSDVTIEGIVTDVNIHNIEELISDVDIVLDGTDNFETRFLLNDSCFKHNIPFVYGGAVSSRGMSAMFIPGKTPCLRCFIKQGDTGGQTCDMIGVISPVVDIVASYQVVEALKYLVDAESSYRNSLLTFDLWKFHQFEMKFNKPEAHCPTCQEKEYPALNIENKDTVTSLCGRETVQIHAEKSFNLDKWADKLGAVAEVQKTPFLLRVFLQEGERIVMFSDGRVLVQGTEDVSRAKVIYSRYIGS
- a CDS encoding HAD family hydrolase, which codes for MKRWHAICFDLDNTLFSHETAFQKAVCYCFKDLSDRWYKQGKISSVVDIDEWFTIFKSNCDKYWSLFEDKKVDSQTYRRLRYYETVTHMNLPYSCEEADYFQNHYYRVVDRFSEPYPELDSIFSLLKENSFETAIITNGSASTQYRKIKRLGIEMDIRSFFISEEVGLSKPNKEMFDYVKEQLELGSEHTLLYVGDSWEHDVVGSMNAGWDAVYLNTREQKPTTDHIPFATCSSLAEVKELIIVENHLKG
- the rpmG gene encoding 50S ribosomal protein L33, whose amino-acid sequence is MRVQVTLACTETGDRNYITTKNKRTNPERIELKKYSPRLKKHTLHRETK